The Pyrus communis chromosome 12, drPyrComm1.1, whole genome shotgun sequence genomic sequence TCAAACACACCTATCTTAGAACAACAACGACAACAACCACCACTTGTCGAAAACGGAGCACCTTGAGATTAGTTGGGCAGAGCTTGTTTGCTTCCTCAGCATCAGTAAGAGCGCGCCTGTAGTTACCGAGCAAAAGATTGACATGGGCTTGATTTGAAAAGAGAATTGAGGTGTCAGAATCGCTCAAGGCTTGCTGATTGATTGCCCTCGTGTAGCAATCTATGGCTTCAGAGAAATGCTTTTTACCCTTTTACACACACTCGTTCCCCTTTCCTGCCAAACCCAGAATATGGGAGAGAAAAAAATCCCTATATTCGCCCGGACCAAACCCTATGCACTTAGATCTGGGCCGAATCAGAACATACAAGAAAAGACGAGGACCGCGGCGGCGCCTAGGAACCAGAAGAACGATGCCGTTTCATCGCCACTGAAGGTTGAAGAAGACATTTTGCTCGATTTACAGACATATATTCTTTGATCGGATCTGGCTTTTGATGGATTAGGTTTCTCCAGCGGTGCCACCGGGCCAAAGAAATGGGCGGAGACATGGGTCCAAGAGGAGATTTGGAGCCTGATAGGGTTTAGGAGAGATGTGGACTTGGAGGATGCCATTGATGGAGAGAGAtgtgggagggagagagagagaaatggaatGGGTGGAGTCGAAAAGGGAGGGGGAAGGGTAGGGGTCGGAAGGGGTGAGGGAGAAGAccaaaagttttattttattttattaatttatttttattttttttaatatccacatGGCACCAATCATTGTCCATGTGGATGCCACCTCATCAGCTAACGGTAAATTTAACAGCAATCTTAACGGATATATGAAAGTATCCCAAAATTATAACCTTATGTACCACTTTAGGATAAAAAAACTTCatataccaaatgttgaaaaccaagaaatttTATGGTAGTAAACTAAGATTAACCCTACTATTTTAATGTTGTGAGTTAACAAAAGCGTgcaaattatttctttattatAGAATATTATATTAAGTTATGCATGTTTTTGCTCaacggttttatttttaattttatggtcCAATCTTCTCCATATGTATTCCAAGTTATATGATCTACTTATTGTAGAATTTAAATTAAGAATCAAACTTATTTCAAAAATATTCTAACGACACATGTGACAATTGTTAAATAATTGGTTCCAACAAAACCATATGCCTTAAACATTTATTCTGACAAAGAAAAAATTTTATCGGAAAACCCGACAACAAATATAAAAGCATTACCTAGAAGACTTTTTTTccctcaaaaatataaaaacattacCGAGAGGACTTTTTTTCCCTCGAAAATACTAAATCAATTTCGTCAACATGAGTAAAACTTTGGAAATAACCATTCTATTTCCGATAAGAACTTTACTTGTCGTTAATACAACTGACGCCAATTTTTCCAGCCAAACAAAAGTGCATTTCCAATGAAACTTGAAACTTTTTCCGAGGACATTATGTGTGTTGGTAATAAAAATTCGTTTCATGCCATGTTACCGACAATCCATATTTTAAGGTCACAAAATGTGCTTTTTATGACCGTTTTTTGGGACCCTCAGAAAATCTTCGTCGGTAATGACTAATTTTTTTGTAGTGTGAATCGAATCCTAGGTGGCCACAGGAGAAGACCTCATGCAGTGTTCCCAACGAACTAGGGTTTGATTAAGCTTCATGCCCCCATCAACGACCTTTCCAGATCGACGATGAAAACCACGTCTATCAGAAGAATCTGAACCAGAAGCGGCCAAAACTGGTTCATCGCGCAGCTTTCACCATCGCCCCATTGCGCCATTTCTAAACAAGTGTTGGCATGAATCGACATGGTGGGGAAAATCATGCCGCTTCTGAAAAAGTAGAAGGACGCCGATGTTCAGGTATGACACCGGTGAGATTCATCATATTAACAAGTAAGGGTGGCTCGACTGAGTTGGGATCTAGAAGAAGGTGGCTGGCAGGAGTTGGTTCGATGATTGATTACGTTGATGAGTTGAAGGAGGAAGATGAtgtttttattaacttaatttattttagggtaaattatatttaGGGTAATGGGTTTTATTACTATTACGTCAGCTCTTAACAGACTAATGAATAGAAAAtataacggatgtattatattgaaataaaatagtacatgAGATACgaaagtaaatttttttaaagatgttgtataatGTTAcaatagacctcaaacctgaagtgataaaatgtaatttaccttttatttttcatcacaTAATATGTTATAgagttcatatttttttattatattttataaatcacatcatatgacaattaatgattaaattctttctttaataatttaaaagaattCAAATATTAACCATTACATCGTATTTCTCTCTAGCATAATCCTAAAAAGTTTGTATGGTAAATTGTTCGACAGCTTTATACAGTGTGACCACAAGTGCTAGCCAGAAAGCTCTGCCTCTATAAAGAGAGAGAGTCTATAGTGTAGTGTTAGTCAACAATAATCGTATAGAAAGGAGTGCTCCATTTATGATCCTATCCCGTGAAGTGTCCAAATCACTTCTTTAAATATTTaccaaatttattttaaatatttacaaacaaaaaaatcactttTTTAAATAGATGGTTGAAGCCTATTTTGTCGATTTTCTATTAGGATACGTTTGTTGCACTGGATTATTTCAATTTGGATTAATTTAAGGGACTAAGTTGAATTAACTTGGCTTTTAGACTAAGTAGGATAAGAATAGTGAAGTGTTTGGTACAGTGGGAGATTAAACTATGgactaaaatatttttagaacccgaattattttttttatcatttttaatttacttttaccttaaaaaacaaaaaagaattgatatttgttataaaatattatattgtagttatttaatttttaaaaacctAATTATGTTTCAGGTTTGCAAATCCTCTCAACCTTTATTTTAATTAGAAGAATAGACCAACTTTTTTTATTGCAAATCCTCTACCTTTTCACTTCATCTTCTTCGCCTCCTACCTCTGCACTTCACCTCTCCCTCCTGCCTTTTCACTTCCTCTCACAAAATGAATTGCAAATCTTAAAACCAAAACATAGAGTAAGAAAGAGATTTGAAGGAGGTGGGCTACATGTGTGATTGGCTTAAAGGTGGAGGATAAGGGTTGGATCTAGTTTGGGTTTTCTAGATGCATGTGTATGATTGAAACAACCATGATCATCCcactgcaatttttttttttggatttcctAGGTTTTCTGGGTTCAAATTTTGGgagttggttttggttttgaatagGGAACCGctgcaaatttttttcatttttttttaattttgcggGATCTGGGTTTGAACAGCGTTGTGGGACACGAGATAGAAGTAGATGGGAGGAACGAAGCAGGGAGAGGGTGAAGCGATTAGATTTGGCTTAGCAATCCGGCCAATttccccggggggggggggggggggctcaCTAAGACCCTTCAACGAAGCTTTTAGTCCGACTTAGTCTACGCGAGTCTCATAAAACATAGTCCCGGCATGAAACAAACACGCGACTAAGATAAGGTGTAATCCAATCTAGTCCAAGGAAGTTTAGTGAAGCCAAACAAACAGCCCCTTAGTTCTTATGCCTAATCAAAATTCAATCTTTATAAACCAAGATTAGTCATAATTAtttgtaatttgtttttgggtcgaaaaataattaattgtaaTTAACCACCTCAATAAATTTATgaataatgttagagagacaaCTATATAGACTAAAATTTACAAATCAtatgatttaattattatttaagtattgattCTAGTACTTATTTTCTATTCGTGATATATCACataatttataaaagaaaaatttgaaaaaaggaAGACAAATGATGGCAGACCACAGTTATCCATCCATTCTGAGGGCCGGAAAGATTCACAGAagcataatttataaatttggcAATCTacctaaaaacaaaaattaaagtcACTCAGTATTATGGTCTGGTGGTagttctcttcatttgtaagtgggAAATCTTAGGTTTGGATCTTGTGCATGTtgaattcgatactaaattaaaTTACTCATTATATAACTTAGCTGAACTCCCTAtctcttagtgtaaattatATCGTTttattccaaaaaataaaaattagaagaaaattttgaaaagaagaagaaaaaatggacCCCTCAGAAAACCAAAATCAGAGGAAATTTtttaaaggaagaagagaaaaaagaaaagcaatcAAATTGTCAGGCCACAGAAGCAAGCAGCTttatcttgtttttctttttacgaGCTCTCTTCCAACCGCTTTCATGGTAATGATTCGTTCTATTGCCAATATTTCTGAaatcttctctctcctccctccctctctctcttagtTCCATTTCTCAGAaccccaaaaccaaaacaaaacaaaaccttgaaAACCTCATAACGAGGAAGCTTTAaaaatctttttcattttccctctctCTGTGTTTATGTAGAATCTTTGTTTTTTCTCAGACGTGGTGCAGAAAGTTGTCTGTCTCAGATCCCAATATACGGCTCTCGGCATCTTTCTTACACCATTGACGATTTTaaactgtactcaaagcctatATCaaccactttctctctctacactgTTATACACCATAACGGCATAGAATCCCGTTCTCAAAACTCAAGGGTTTTCTACTCTCTCTGTGGTCCTCGAACCAAGCTCTAAATTACCCTTTATAATTCTCCTCTTTCTCTACAAAACCCATCTCTCAGAATTTCCAACAGATTTGGATCGAGTCGTCGAGAAATGCAAGAATCCGGGTTGGGGATGATGGGTGGTGGCGGCATCGACGGTCATCATGACCAGCATAACCGGCAGCTCAAGGCTGAGATAGCCACACACCCTCTCTACGAGCAGCTCCTATCTGCTCACGTGTCCTGTCTTCGGGTGGCGACGCCAATCGATCAGTTGCCGCTCATAGACGCTCAGCTGTCTCAGTCGCACCACCTCCTGCGCTCTTACGCTTCTCAGCAGCAACATGGCCACTCAGTCTCCCCACACGAGCGCCAAGAGCTTGACAACTTTTTGGTTAGTccgttttattaatttgttactgtctaattaatatatttctacttatgttttttttaatctgGTTTAATTTGTTGAGTAATTGAATTTGTACTTGTTTGGTTTTATTAGTTAATGatttaccttttttcttttggttaatGGGGGTTTACTCATTGTTTCTGCAGGCACAATATCTGATagttttgtgctctttcaaaGAACAACTTCAACAACATGTCAGAGTCCATGCGGTTGAAGCTGTCATGGCCTGCCGTGAAATCGAAAGCAACTTGCAGGCTCTCACTGGTATGGCCCCCCTCtatttttctcaaaatttcACCTTCCTAGCtattatgattaattttttcAGACCGTGAATCTCGACTACTAATCGTGTTGAGTTACACCGAAATATTTGGTTTAACTCGCAGTTTAACAATACAAGTTTGATAAGAAAACATTAAACATCGTAATATATGTTTGAGATGGAAGTGTTTAGAATATGAGTTATGAATGTTGTTTTTATCATCAATTGGTGTTAGAAATGTTTAGgatatttgtttagttttgtcATTGGGAATGAAATTTGCTTCTGTTTTCTGTGCTGCGATGTTTTGTGatgttttaatgtgtttggtaggCATAAACGACCAGCTATTCTGGGGTTCTGGAAGTTTGAGTGCTGTCCTTGTAAGGAGTGGGTGCGGTATAGGGTAGGGTCTACGAAAACTAATCAATCAAAGTGTAGTGTTGGCTAGGGGTTGGCTAATTAGGTTGAAGGGGCACAGAAGATAACGGTCATACTGTCATGTATAGTATTAATCGACGTATTATAATATGATTAGACAAAATATTGTTTTATCATAAACTTAAGATGTAATCAACTTAAGATGTAatctataaatatatatatatatatgtgtaataTACATGTTATAACATGAATAAATTGATAACTTGATGTAGCGTTTAGCGTATTGATAACAAGATGGAGAAACTTATGGACCTTGCCGAGAGTAGTCTCCATGACCTAACTGACAAGGTTGCAGCAGAATATTTGGTTCTAGAATACTTTGATTTTGATAATTGCAGtgattaatatattttttttcgttGGGAATATAATATAGAGATCATGAACTTGTTTATTTGTTGGATTATCCATATGTTGGAAGTTTGGTGATTAATTTGGTGGTGGAGTATCAGTAAGTGCACGTAACCActcatattttaaattaatgatGATTAAGTAGAAGGGTTTGATTTATGGGGGATCTGCTAGGTGGAGACGCTAACTGAAACTGTCAAGGTCTTTtcactaaattaattaattaataaaagaataTTGCTTACATTCCCCTTTTGAAAAAATGAACTTATTCTCTCGCTTGCAAATTACGTATTTTTaatgttaaaattttataatagGAATTGTTAAATCTTGATTAAGCCTACAAAGAATCATTTAATTTGGAGATCTTTCAgtcattcatatatataaaacaaatggACAATTTATCACGATCAAAACAGTTGATTGGTTTAACGCGTATGAATGACTTAACGATATCCAAAGTAAATAATGTTTTGCATATATGATCTTTCGATaatgataaagagaataaaCTATTCTGATTATGACGTTCAGAAAGTAAAGATTCATTAATCGTAAGTAAGAGATATGTAAGTCCTCCCATAGAGACGACACAAGCAttatccttctttttttctgttcttttttttattttttttttattttttattttatagaatttaTGTCTGATTAATTGGTTGTTAGGGTTGGGGACAGAACTTGTGAATTGCATATAAAAGTTTGACTAGTATTTTCGTGGTCATGCTaaatggttaattgaattatCCTAAATAGACTCTGTATGTTTTCCGTAGTTTAAAGTGATGACTAGATGTTGATCATGATGTGGGGGAGGATACTATAATAATATAGAATACAGGGTACACTTTTACCTAGGGGTTAATAAAAAAGAGGTTTGGTTGATATCAAGGTAAAGAAAATGACAAATTAGTAAGCAAACATGGAAGAAGACAAATTATTTAGTGAAATATACTATCAAATATTGAGGAGTATATCTAGCTAGGTCTACCAAAGGCctaagagaaaaagagaagaatGATCCTACATTGTTGTTCTTTGTTCAATTCTTGGATGCTTGCGGAATCTCAAGGAGcttgtttgaaagtgctttaaaaatgacaaaacatttttagagaaaatgtttttgggttctataagcacttgaagtgctttatgTAAGAAACAccaattatgtgcttcttctaggaagcacttgaagtgtttttcttgaatttacttgtatttttcttattagattggttccaaaaccattttcatcaaaagcgctTTTATCCcctttaaaagcacttccaaacgagttcATAGTATATGTGCCTTATAGCTACAactcagacaaaaaaaaaaaaaaaaaaaattggaattggaCATCTATTTTGTCATATAACATATATACAATGTAGTAAGTTATCTAGTTTAATTCCTGCTTACGAACTTAACGTGACATTCCAAGGGAAAAGATAACttgctttaaaaaataaaagtacaaTGTAACACAAGTTGTAAACTTTCATCTGTCGGATTTGAACTCGAGGTCTCATTCAAATTATTATGctttggtgtgtgtgtgtgtgtgtgtgtgtatagatagtgttattggcactccaaaaatctcattctacactcctcataagtgtatttttctttctaaatgtagaaagtttgagaattttggagtgccaataacaattccatatatatatatatatatatatatatatgatactTTTGGTAAAAAGAATGATAATAAAGAAGAATTCATATATGTTGCGGTAAGTCCAGAATCAAGGACTTGACTGGTTTCTTTAGCCAAAGTAATTAAGGCTCGTTTGATAAtctttagtttttggttttaatttttatgcttGAGATATGGGTAAAGTATACAGGGTAAATTAAGGAGGTATGAAGGGTGACGGGTGATACTTTTGAAAGTGAAAACAACTTGAAAtaagttattttttttgttttcattttgtgtcTTTCTTTGTACATTTCTTTTACATTTCTCTCGCTATCATCCATCGACTATTCTTCATCCCTTATTTCTTTTATGTATTTGTCTTCTCTATCCCTAACACAAAAAGTGAAGggtgaaaatgaaaaaacaaaatggttatcaaacagtCTCGGTTAACTCATTTCTGATAACTGTTTAGCAAAACATTAGGCTTTGTTGAAGCCACCTGAGCCCAACTTTGGTTTCGACTTCCAGTGTGTTCCCAGCTCAGTTACTTATAGGCCCAGCTCACCGTTCTTGGTTTCAGTTTCTTGTCACTCACGCGAACTCATTTTAGTAAGGTTGAGGAATGAACAGGGAGAAGTAGGAGTTGAAGCATTTATTCTGTTCTTTCCATGGCAAATACAAAGTAGAATTAATCAATTGTATTCGAGGCTTATTTTCTGTCTCATCTCTTTTCAGGAGTAAGTCTGGGTGAAGGTTCGGGTGCAACAATGTCCGACGATGAGGATGACATGCAGATGGATTTCCCTATGGATCAATCCGGTGCTGAAGGGCATGACATGATGGGATTTGGCCTCCCAACCGAATCTGAGCGATCACTAATGGAAAGAGTTCGACAGGAATTGAAAATTGAGCTGAAGCAGGTACAATTTATAGACACATAAAAGTTACACCATTGCTGCAGTTATGTTATTATGCTTTCGGGAAGTGAACTGAGTTTTCGGTTTCctaaatatataacaaagttgCATTGTTAAATATTTGCAGGGTTTTAAGTCAAGAATCGAAGATGTAAGAGAGGAGATTTTGAGAAAAAGAAGGGCAGGGAAATTACCTGGGGACACAACTACAGTGTTGAAGAATTGGTGGCAGCAGCATTCCAAGTGGCCCTACCCAACTGTAAGCAAGAAACTTCACCTTTCATACTttgcaatttttcttcaatacaACGTAGTACCGAATCCAAACCCCATACTTTGATTTTTTTGCACTCAATACATATTTACCATTCTGCTTAATTTGTATATACCCAACAAAGTAAATGTTACAGAAATGATGGAAGAATTTTGGGAGATGGTCTTGAATAACACTCTTACTATATATAGTGAATCAACAGTATCGACAATATACTGACAACATATTAATTACCATCGTTGATTCGTTATTATGGGACGAATAGTGACATTATCAACAACTACTAATATAATGAGAGTATTTGCTACGATGAATAGTGTGGTATTTGAGAAAATTGCTACATCATGCTGAGATGATATCGATCTAATTGGATTGTTTGCTATAACAATAGTGTCATTTGAGAGCACTACAATGATAGTGTAATTCTGTTGAGAGTATCAATCCCACGTTGAGGAAAGAAGGGACCTTGCACTATATTTCCAATTGGTTTTagggtggaacctcaattttcttcagaTTCCTTCAAGAATTAATGAAAGATTCATATGATATATGCAGGAAGATGACAAGGCAAAGCTTGTGGAGGAGACAGGGTTGCAGCTAAAGCAGATAAACAATTGGTTCATCAATCAAAGGAAGCGCAACTGGCACAGCAACTCTCAATCAGTCACCTCTTTGAAGTCCAAGCGCAAACGATAGATGACAAACCATAACAACCGTTGGATCTTGTTTGATAATCAGAGAAACTGATGAACTCACTTCTGTGTCTGATGATATATATGGCTGTTGAATTGTGTGGCATTGGGGAAGTATGTATAGTCTAATTAGCCAACACTTTTCAAACAGAAATTAAGTAACAAATGGCCAACTAATTACATGTGAAACATTGTATAAATTCATGTTTTCGATCGGCTGGGTAACGATCCTTCATCTTTATGTACtatatttcatttaattttgtcTAAGTTTGCTTGCGAATGTAGACTACTTGCTGATCTGTTCCTGTAAAATTGCTGCAACATTTTCTAAAGGTTTACATTGGAGCaacattttgaaattcacaAATATGAATGCTGAATGATATTGTGGGGTAAAAACTCCGAGCCCCGAGCTAGGACCAATTTCAGGCTAGTACTAGTGTTCACATATATCATTTATTACGTGTATGTAAGGAGTGTCACACCTTATATTA encodes the following:
- the LOC137710881 gene encoding homeobox protein HD1-like codes for the protein MQESGLGMMGGGGIDGHHDQHNRQLKAEIATHPLYEQLLSAHVSCLRVATPIDQLPLIDAQLSQSHHLLRSYASQQQHGHSVSPHERQELDNFLAQYLIVLCSFKEQLQQHVRVHAVEAVMACREIESNLQALTGVSLGEGSGATMSDDEDDMQMDFPMDQSGAEGHDMMGFGLPTESERSLMERVRQELKIELKQGFKSRIEDVREEILRKRRAGKLPGDTTTVLKNWWQQHSKWPYPTEDDKAKLVEETGLQLKQINNWFINQRKRNWHSNSQSVTSLKSKRKR